The genomic region ggtacaagaaagacatagtagCACTTGAAGCTGCACAGAGGAGAgcagtgtgacgatgcgggttcagctccatgcacCCATctctgtttgggagcccttgaacccaacaccgtcgataatgttaccgagtgagctagtcagtggaggcaacaagtaagcaagggggtggtaaaaaaaagtgcagaagtgcatttatttaaaagacaatcaaaacaaaaacaaagtgtccataaagtgcaTTGCTTcacaaattcaataaataatccataaaaaggaacgtggaggtaaaatcaataaatagaaaaaacaatccttaaaaccagaggttaaaatgtttctttggaagcagtattttaaaatcaacaacaacaggCTCGGTGCTTCTTCTGTGCTAGCGTCTCACccgcttgggcttagcagcaggcgagacactctctgcagctgccctttttccATTACACATTCaaacgagactggagacctcccgatccctggcttcggtctggcactcatcccagtccccgagacttgatttccaccaacggccaggtcgctcacgttggggactccaccaccaagcttcccgacttccgctgcctttccggccttttGCGGCTCGTCGCCAtcccctggtcactcctgctacatgatcgctcagcgggagtgacttctacttcaactcctgggtgtaggcctaacacccaggtttccatgcagctgcccacgagcgctcgttcgctcgctcacccacacgctatgtgtgtctctctctctctttctcgcacCGTCCTGCTTCCTCGTTCACTCccagtaacctccgtcctctttccttctcttttctttcgtTCTTTTTCTTCCCCCTAACCAACTCGCGTTTCTTTTTAataatgcgaggggccatagcagctgtagcatattagccacgggagcaatcatggatgtgggcagttcctcacctgtgcactcggtgagaaacgcccacacctcAGAttgccccgcggcttgctacaaccactacgccccctcacgaaaacacgagcgcggtgatcatttatttaaatggcctttgctcagcgagctgtggacccactataccataAGCAGCCAGGTGCATCCttggacttaaggacatgtcctactcagacagactcagagaaataaacctgcttagtctcaagcagaggataCTGCGTGGAGACCTAATCCAGATATTTAAAATCCATAAAGGTGCTGATAAAGTAGatctagcagaattctttcaatctAATGTTGAATTACAtccacatactcaaggacatcagtggaaattaaggggaagggcATTAAAGGCTGATGTCAGGAAGCCCTTCTTTACTCAAATAGTTgttggaatctggaacaaactaccgggagattggagttaaagcagaaaccttgacaacctctAAGAAGTGActggataagatattgggacagcttagctattagctgaacaaatgggcttgatggactgaactgTCCATCCtgtttgtcaaacttcttatgtttTTTATGATCTATGCAGCCACTCCTCTAAAAACTGACCTGGAATATGGCACGACAATAGATTGTAAATGATGCTGTGAAGGCCATTTtggtccatttttattttaatcttcctTTTTGTAAGTAATCTACTACAAGCCTCTTAACAAGTAATGTATCTTCACCTTCAAAGGCAGGCACCGTGCCAAGGGATAAAAAAAAGATGACTGTTAAACTCCCCAAATGTTTCTGTGCATCTGCTTCTGATCACTTCCTTACCAGTGAACTGTCTAGGCTGACATTGAAGTCCTCCTTGGCCCGCACATGAAGATCTCTTTGAAACTCTTTATATTCTGGATTGTCCGGTTCTCTGTATGTTATAACAAATACCGTCTGCAAATAAAAAGATAGaaataacataattaattttctggtttgttctgttttttgtcaattaaatctaattacaaaatccaaaataaatgaatcattacCATTACTTTATTAACATAAGTAAGTGGTCACAAAGTAGCTTTTATAACTGTATCTCCTCATTTGCAGGTCTCATGAATGTAAATGAGGCACAGTGAATATACAGCAAGAGTATACATGAATATATACAAGTAAATCACACACAAAATCATCGAAACTAGGAAACCAACACCAAAATAATACGATTTTTTTAACAGGATAaggaataatataataaattaaaacaaaataaaggagtATAAAAATGGGTACAATAACAGACAAAGAAAACAACTTTTGGTTCAGGACATCAATATGAAGTCACTTCACTTGCTAGTGTTACATTCAGAAGTCTCAAGTGGGAACAGGAAAAGGCCCAGGGTGCAAAACTTACTCATTTCGGAGAATCACCCCTATGACAGGGTTTAGAACTGGGCCAAGCAATGATTGCCAAAACAGGCCATTCACAGAGAAACTTGAAATTtacagatgtcaggtaattgaaaggaactgctctgggcatctctctcctaagaggtttcgttttgctgacctGCTCGCAccatttgtgcattagcggttaagcgactgtctttcttcagaggtttcattttgccaacatgctggcctcgcttgtgcattagtggctaagtgactttgtctttcttcagaatattcgttttgccgacatgttcacctcgcttgtgtattagcggcaggaggaaaagtaaaagggataccgttttgctgatgtgctcgcctcgcttctgaaTTAGCtgctaagcaactgtctttcttcggaggatttgttttgccggcgtgctggcctcacttgcatATCCTCGTAGGTGGTGTCCTCACCCCGacttcacctctcacttctgagccagaaagacacacacacttccacacatagacgtttatatacaaggTAAGGAAAGTATAAGGTATCTAGAAATGGATGCATTTAAAACTTACCTATATAGAACATTTATGTATTTCATGTACATTACATAGATTCTCAAGTGCGGCCTGTAACAAATACCTATGGAAAAGTTTTTgtaccaaaatgaaatgcaatccaaCGTGTTAACTACATTGCAATGTAATGCGTATGCCCATGTTAATTTTGACGCAGGTGtattgtgtcataattaaaaatataatataatataatagccgAAAAattataattgcctttactacactattggcacgtagacttattttgctaaactggaagagtcccaactctcctcttttaagtcagtgggtgactgatgttttatactatttgaaactgaaaaaaaatcaaattctcacttagaggaactgtgcagaactttttcaaaacctggaaggatctaatcaataatattttagaataatctcttaaagcactgaggaagcagattctctccccttttttccttttttttttcttctccatttatcattattcacttattaaactcatcaatttacttatttttactagttttaagttttactctgctggcttagctctctttctcaggggtgggggttgatttgttattgatcttatgtttgtaaaaattgatttatttgtatggactgttgtgtgatttcaataaaatcaataatataaatatatatatacagtatattagccaAATAATCAATGGCTTTTCAATACAGCATGCAATATtcgtgtcagtttaaaatgcagtaCAAAAGCTCATTGCATTTTCATTCCTGTCCATAGATCGTGAGTGATAACTAAAAGTAGACGTATTGCATTTTGCTTAGCGACTGCTCGGAGCGTATTGCATTTTGATTCATGACCACATGTTAAAGTGCCAAAACTGAATGCAATCAATTGACCAGTCAGCATCAAAAGGTAGGACAAGATAGTTTGGCTCTTTGGAGTTTGTTAAATTCCTTATGGAAGATGCTGCACATACAGTAATATAACAGGAACAGAGAAGATTCTTGAGAAGTTCTTTGTTTAATGACTAATCATGCCAGGCACTTCATTAAATAAAACTTGACTTCTTTGTGCAGCACTTCATGGTAGCTTTCATTATAAAAACTCTTAACAATAGAAAGACATACCATTTTATAATTTGTAACAATGATCATTATGGAAGGAGCTTTGTAAAATAAAGAGCAACTGATTTAAAACTAACTGTTCTAAATGACTTGATAATAGTGGGCACAATGTAGGTGGTTGCACATAATATAGTATAAATGATTAAAGCATTTTGTTTCAAACAGTTAGGCAcaaatatcacacacacacactcgtcaCCTGATAGACAATTTTGAGTCAGCAGTTTGCCAGTcctaacatgcatgtgttttagaatataaaataatatgacaGTATCCAGATAAAACCCCATGTGCTTGACACatagaaagaaaaaatcaaacacCAGAACAGAACATGTCCAGAAAAAAAGCTTCATGCCCACCCCTGAACTCTGAACCCATTTATATTTGTTAAtcctaaaataacaaaatggcagATTCAGTTCATCTCCATCTAGCATACTATATATGAAAGTGAGTGACAATCCTAAGGCCAATTCTGCAGGGAATGCAAGCTTAAAGTATTGCTGATTTCACTTTGTACTGACTTTTGCATATTCTATTGCTTATTGATGCAGAAAGCATTAAAATGATTACAAGGGCAGTCATGGTAGGGCTTTTTATTGATTGGGAGATTGatgggttttatttttaatttttgaaaatcttGAAAATGTGCAAACCATTAATTCAGTTTCAATGACAGAAGAATAGAGGAGTAGACAGTTAAATCTTCTCCCAATTTTCTCTTCAATTTAATAACGCAAACACGCAGTTCATTCCAATGCCATAGCATGGGGAGCAGCATGAAGTGAAGGGCAAAGGCATGAAGACCGGGTTTCAGCCTGTCATTCTTAGTTATACAATGCCAGCCAGATAAAGCGGATGAGGGAAAACTGAAAACGGTTATGGATGCTTATCaaactatctgtctatctatctatctatctatctatcaaacgtTATATTATGCCTTTCACAGGAAGGCTGTCctacaccacatttaagagggaatttatttgcattttgcatttctttgctTTGTAAAACACCCTTCTGATAGCATCTACTGTGATGAGCACTATAAAATGGTAATATTGACTGAATTATTGAAACTGGAAACTTATGTTTCTCAACTCACTTATAAATTTCTGCTAAGGTGAGAATTATGAATAATAAACTGTTAACATGACAACATAGTGGCTAAGACTCCAAACCATAACGTTGCCACTTTAATTCCCATGTCTGAATGTCTGTgcttcaaatgtaaaaaaatatatactgtattttgtattatgtgCCAGCACTTgtattctgaatatataaaggtgctatataaaatacaggTTGGTAGTgatgagtgctgctggcatacACTCACAAACCTGTGCTCAAATATCATCATGGACACCGTCAGTGTGGACACTTCACATATATTTGAATGCACTTAGGTACTGTTATCTTTTAAAAGTTCCTGGAAAGAGTGGCTACCACATGTGAAGGCCGTGACTTTGAATTAGCTTTTATCCCTGGGAGCCAATCCCTACATGACCTATAATCTCAGCACCAGAAGGTTTGATTTGATCTTAAAATAGCACATTTAAAGGGAAGATGTGTCATATCAGCTCATTTTCCAAagctgcttttcctggtgagggttgaGTGGCGGCAGGGGCCAAGCAGGTCAGTGCAGACTTTCCTGTCCCCAACTACAGTTTCCAATTTCTCCTAGTGAATTTCCAGGAGTTCCCATGCCATCCAAGAGATATGGTCCCCCCAAGTGTGTCTTGAGTCTGCCACAGGGTCTTTCGTCTCCCACACCTGGAGTAGCACtatggcagcgtttctcaacctttaagtatttgcgacccgagttttcataacagttttaatcgcaccccactaacgtttttttaaaaggagcccactaataccaatttgttcttttttaattaatgatatgtcatagatgcatatttttattatacctacttaacttttatcaacatttatctaactctatatttaattttctagtgtcagaatgtagtttaagttaatttgttttggtttcaatagacgtatttttcatattttcaattcttgttttctttttttcacattttcacgccccccctttttgttactttgtgcccccctaggggggcccgccccacagtttgagaaccactgcacaaTGGGGAGCCACTCTGGTGGAATCCTTACAACATactccaaaccacctcaactagcTCTTGATCTGGAGGAGTAGCAACTCTACTCTGGGGCATTCTCAAGCTGCTGAGAGGAGTTCAAGGATCTCGGGATCTTGTCTGTGAGTGATGGGAAAGGGGAACATGAGATCAACAAGTAGGTTGGAGGGGCTTCTAAAGGCAAAACTCTCAGTTTACTGGCCGATCCACTTCtctgtcctcacctatggtcctAAACTGTGGGTAATGATTGAAAGGAAGAGATAGCAAGTACAAGGgtcagaaatgaggtttctttgcATGTTGGCTGGGTTGACTCAGTGTAAAATGGAAGTTGTATCATTTAAAACAAACCCCAAAGCTCAgtgagaaaaagaaagactgtGGAAGGAGGTATAATAATGGTGCCATTCTCTCACAGAAGAGCAACCAAACTCTCTGGAGCTAGATTAATATTACTAAAACTCAGAAGGCTGATCATCAAGGGTCAATAAAGTACAGTTGAGAATATTGGGAAACGCCTTTggagtatttcttattttttttttgcattgaataATTTTTATTAGGTTATcagaattttatattttgaaaatgtaatttacaatTTTATGTCTTTGTCTGGGAgttatttttttctcccatttaaatttttaattgtgTTAGATTGTCTTGTTGAAAACTGCTACTGGCATACACTGGGCTCTGGTATTGGATACAAGCTGATAATTTACACCATAACACAACCAGTGAGCAAGTGCTGGCTGTTGGAAAGTCTCATTGTCGGTATTCTAAATTTTGCTCTTTCATCTTGAATGTGTTTTgtcttaatctatctatctatctatctatctatctatctatctatctatctatctatctatctatctatcagttattaTGATCTGATTTACAAATTCCTTAGCctctaaaaattatttaaacagtgatttcaggattttttttttttttttttttgaggccaAAAAATTTCTTGGTTTCTTGTGAAAACAATTCTCCCATGGGGCCACCTTGTGGACTGCACCATGTTGGAGACTGGTTGCTAGGAAGCGAAGGTGTCGTTCCTGGAGGTCATGAGTCATGACGTCACTAGTGCAACATTTTAAAAGCCAGTGCCGCACATACCTATTTATCCAAGACGGTATTcctgaaagaaaaaatgtttttgacttCAATGGTTATGACTTTTGACTTTTTGACTTTCTTCTCTCCTACAATCATGATTTATGTTTCTTGTTTCTTGGCTTTGGTAAAATGTACCCTGTTTTTCTGACCACAATTCTGGCTACATGTACTGAGCtttgatatttatttactgtCTTTCCTGTTATAACCCTTCCTCAAATTTGGACTTCTCCAtgacatatctatatctatcatatagtgcctttcctatctatctatctatctatctatctatctatctatctatctatctatctatctatctatctatctatctatctatctatctatctgtctctattGTGGCGAATGGCTGGtacacatccaggatgcctggaggaagaGAAGACCAGGAGAGAGGCAATACCTCTCACAGGACACAAGAGATCACTTTGACAATTTTGGAGCCATTGACGAAGATTACAAGATCATCAAGGAGCACCGGAAGCACATCCAGggacaatataaaaggggccacatcactccattctgggagctggagttgggaggtggaggacagagcttgttaagggaggagtagaggtggcagaagagagactagagaagaagaaaaggactgaggTATTGAAATAAAAAGCATGAGTTCtgtaagtgtgcctcttgtgtctgtctgtgttgggttgggtggcTACAggtgtcacactatctatctgcTTAAACTCTCTGCTTTAGAAAACCAAATTTGAGTCTTTGGATTGGCTTATTCTTTGTTTTCGAATTTACTTTTAAGTTTTAAAGgaataattctttgttttatttttgaaagaaatgtgtatCTCTTGTTTATCTGCTTTTAACTTCAAAGCAGTAGCTCTCCAGTACAAAATGCCAGGTTTGAGAAAAAGAACACGCTGAGGTGTCTGAGCTGCCAATCCTTTTTCATTCTCATAGCTGGCACAATTAAGTTGCAAATTATTATCATGTAGGGTGTCACTACAGTAGTCTTGGAGTCAGATGAATGCTCATTTTAATTTAACAGGGTGGTTATATCTTCACTATGTAAGGGCTGAACCTCTACTAGAGgagcattattgttattattctttaCTAATTTTCTCCCCATTTTAATTGTTGTGCCACTGAAATAAAAGATCCTTTACCAAGCAGCACTAACAGGGTGGCTTGTggtcttttttaattcccataCTGTTAGTTTAGCTTTCTTTTGAACTTATAGTTTATCACTGGGGTCTTGAACCTTACAGGCTACATTTTAGGCCAGACTCTGTAATcattatgtgttttattaattcCGACTTGCTTCATCTCTGATAAATGACtcaagaaaatttattttaacagaatTTCAGTAAAACTGGCCTGTGAACTTCCATTATTCAATgggaaaaaattcaaaatgatggtttttgtccagcagtactaaaaaaaaaaaataaatcgctttaaatgaaaagaatttgcTAACCTTCTCAAATAGCTGTGTAGGGCGAGAGAGAAAGCTAAAGATTGAATGAATCTTCTTATCTACAAATCAGTAGGATCTGCAATTATCTTCAGCTAAATACTGAAGCTTAACAgccataaataattaaaaatttattaAGATAGCCAATGTTTAAATTTAACAACAAACCGTAAAACACTCAAGAATACAAAACAGCCTATTTACAAAAAGCCACCGAAACATTCCCTAATAGAAGATTTATGCAAGGCCATCTCTACCATGTAGGCAAAGTAGGTAGTCGATTGGACCATCAAATTTTCTAGGGGTGTTGGCATTTTGTTAATTAAAGAGATGTAACTGCTGGCAATGGGAGGAGGTAACTTTTGGAGTTTTTGATATCCAGCCGCTGATTTTCTCTAACGACGCCACTGTTCCCACACCCTTGTGTTACTTACTTGAATTTTCAAGGGACCCTCCGCCCCCCTTTGACATTTGACATCCATGTTCGACTCGCTGGAATCTCCCAGGGGTGGGGCATCCACCCCTGGTCCCACACTTTGATTTGATGGTGGGAAACACCAAAGAGAAACCTGCTCTACAATCTACAATAACATATACAGAAATTGCCTTCAAGACTACATGATGGTTGCTACTCTTTATATTTGttcaataaaacaaagtaaactaGCACAGTGTTTAGTTCATTGTATAGAGACATTATTGTGTTAATCAAAGTCATTATCAGAAAACTTGCATGGGTCAAGAACAAGAGTGACGATGCTGTGTGAAAAGGATAAGGTAGAGGAAAATGTAAAGCCAGTAGACATCTTAATTTGATTTCCTGAAATTCTTGTTTTGAGTAAAAAGGTTTATCTTTCTCTTCATGGAAAGTTCACATGTGCTCCCAACATACAGTTggctgccacacacacacacacacacacacacacacatgtctaGTAACAATGTGTATGTCTCCGGCAAAGGCTGCGATGGGCATTAATTATGGCCAGATCCTTAAACCTGCGACATGCTGTAAACAGTATAAAAACTAGAAGAAGCAGGGCACAAAACATACAGAGCAGACGAGAAGGGGTTGCTTAGCCACAGCTTAGGTCATCAGTGTAAAACAAGGATGTCACTGCTCATGGCATAAGTGGATTCAACTGTGGTAAATACAGGTTTTCCCCTGTGAAATAAACTAGACACacaataaaggtttggggcagccgcccgtatagtttccctggctTCAAAAGGCTTTCAGTTGAGTACAATGTGTATAGGTTTGAGTCCAAAGTAGAACTGTTTACATATGaaggatgaggggtttttatagtCGGTTTCCAAGCAGTGATGTCCTCGGGGCtgggacaggaaggatttctcaACCCGCTGCCCCCCGTCCTGGCATGGAATTGGCCttttctggtccctttggttgactcccaagggcacatgtgtgacactcgAAATTATGACTGAAtgctttacaaaacatttttgtatattgtcacacatgtgcatcagaTGAACACCTTTCCAGCTCATTGCAGGTATGCCATACCCAGCTGGGgaaagagggggcgctgtcgctagcagttttgtcttgtttttcttctgtAACAATGAGAAGACACCCCTTGAGGGGATATTAAACCTGCCCCCTTCCAGCCAAAAGGCTATAAAAGTCCAACGAATTATGATGTTGGTGTCTCATTTGGACTCGAACCTGACCAAGGATGGAACTTTCTGTGACTGACCGCTCTAAAGACCTAAAAGTATGGAAAACAAGAAGGCTGCATCACCGTTATTTCTGTTTTGAGCCTGAGAGTACCAATCTTGGTACTTGAAATTTAATATTTCTATTGAAGAATTAAAAGGGACGAGTCTGTTTGCACCCCAACACTTTAGGGACGCATTCTGCATTTAGTCATCCATTCACACACACCCATTCTTCTTTAATGaagaacaaataaacagaattttCATGGTCTGGGACaatattgacacgaacaccaccAGCACCGACACCTGATCATCTTCATAGTCATTCCATGTACACCTTGTTGCAGCCTCCAGAATGTAGCAGGGGACAACTGCAGGTTGGTGACATGCAATCCCAGCCTCGGAAATGCTTACAGCTGATGTTGCTGTCACATACTGTGGTACTGTCAACTTGACACATGTCTTTGTAGGCATCCATACGGGAGATGGAAAGGCCCAAAAGTCAGCCCTTGAGTGACAAACTTGAAGTTATGaagaataattaaatttattaaatagtCTTTAATGAAAGGGGAATGTCTTAATAGAGTTTGTTTTGATAACTAATGTTATTATTAATCCaattctttgtgttttcattcattttagtgTTATCTGAGTGAAAGGGCCAAATTTCAGGTTATATTAATGGTAATTAGGTGTTCAGATTACAAAAACTCACTTTACAATGGGCTTTCAGAAATGGATTTCGGAAATTTAGGGATGCCTGTAATCTATAAATTTATACATTTGCAGATGACCCGACATAAGAagggtaagaaaaaaaatcataggagcaacaaaaaacaatttaaaatacttAATTAATGTTTGAAAATTCCATATGCAACAGATAAGAGAAAAGTACCACAAGTCGGATTCTGTAGTCAGATGTTTTTACATAAATTTTGTGtatcttaattatttattttcttcattttgagtTCATTTGCCTGCCTGCTGGTCCCCAATGGCTTTCTAGGATCCAATATGACTGCAACACAGTGATTTCACAGTGGGTGAGGTTACATGACCTGATGGGCATATGTCCATCACTGTGTGACATCAAAGTGGCCATAATTCCCTTTAAAAGAAGGCCTGGAGACAATGATACTACCATCGGTGTTTATGATATCTATTAGAAATACCAGGCTCTGCCAGTTTGATGTATTTTTAAGAGTCTTTTCTGTTTGCTCCTTTTCTTCCGTCTAGAACTACAGATGGCATGGGATATTTTGTTCCCACATGTTGCATTTTTGCCAGTTTGTGTGTCATTGCTATGGTCTGAGTGATACAGTGgtgtgtttgttgttttaatagccctcctttattgtttaatttctccttgctgctccTGGTAAGAAGAacaaataaaagatgaaaaataacaGCAATTGACAAATCCCCCTACAACAGATTTAGAGGTTTACGTTGATATGATATTTTAAAGAAACTTTTACAATACAGCATatcataaatacatttaaatcacTGGATGATATGTTTTAACAAAGAAAGCACTCAGGATATCATGTATGAAGCATTCCGTACAACACCAGTCACCAAGCTACAGAAATGTCATACCCATGTACAAATCTGCACAGAGAACAACCAGAATGTTCTAAGAGGACAAGACCTCTTCAGATAAGAGTAGAAAAAATCATAAACAAGGCCAGATCCAAACTTTCTAAATCTTTAAAGACAAGGATAGCCAACATGAAATCAGCTCAGCTAAACTATGTAATCTTCACACAAGGACACGCTTGAAAATTTGGAGGTAGaaaacaggaagcacttctttacattttcttcctcTGGAGCAATGTAAGTTGTAGTGCTGATTGACGAAATTCATCAAAGTGTTTTTTTGCATAAAATTTGCAGGGTTTGTCAGCCATCTTATTCGCCAGATATTTTCCTGATAATTCATTGTACAGTCACTTTTTTTCCCAGCACCACATGATGATTTGTGAGGTCTGCGTGACATCAAATAGCTGTAAAAGCCAATGTTGAATGGGACAGCCCATTGAGTATGTAACGCTGATCCTTGTAGTGGGCGGTATTCCGGATCAACCACTATACCAGATAAAATTCTTCAGTTGGCATAGATTTCATAAGAATTGTTTTACTGGTAtgctaaaaatgaaaggaaatcttgcgaatacatttaaacacaaaatgcacatgcagaaggaaactggaaatgtgttgatgtatttgctttttaaagataATGTCTTTTTGTGTGGACTTGTATGCGACCTGTGTACAATACGAAACCCTACCCCATAACCAATATTACTCAGAGTGTTGTGCAGTTGATGTAAACAGGAAGCAGTGAATAATCCACGTGCGTATTATGCATAGTTAGTAGCAGTGGCAGTGAGTGAGCAAGTGTGttaggaaataaaaaagcaaactgtACTTATCGGTTTGAAAGAGGTGAATACCTGCTATGGAAAACGTGGGAGCCAAGCCTcagtgaattcatgcttcctgctccTGTTGCCATTGCCTGAAAGCAATTTTACTGTTCTAATATTTAATTCTATGAATGGAGGCAGAGTGGTTATTATGACAGCCTCACAACTCAGTTCActatttggccacaataatcagtccaacaTAGGTGGGAGTCACTGTGCTAACCCTCACGCATAATTAAAAGACAACCAcatcattataatccactcaagactggttcagtttctccttccccattgtCTTCAATGTATTTTGCCGAGTTTGGCAAACTTATTGAACATTTCTGTGACTTTGCTGAACTTGAGGCGGAGCGAGTTAAGCAGGGTTCATTCATCAGTAGTTGCAATTAAATAAATTCTCCAGTCCTGTTCTTGATTCCATACTTTCATTTAAGAACAAACCAGATGAGACAGTAACAATTTAGAGAAACAGTTCTGCAGGGAAAAATgactcaaatttaaaaaataaaaactttgttttaatttttgaagtgCATAAGTTATGTAATCTTTCAATGACTCATTAAATGCAGATTTCTTTACCTTAAACAGCTCAATTGGATCACCCAGCTGGTTCTCTATATTCTGCCAGGGTTTATTGGCCTCTCTGTTTGCTTTGCCCTCTAGAATTTCTGCAAATACATCTACATAGAAGATGGCATAGTCCTCAGTAGAAATCCCCTCTGCTTGGAACTGATACATTATCTTCTGGAAGGAGTCCAAAGGTCCAC from Polypterus senegalus isolate Bchr_013 unplaced genomic scaffold, ASM1683550v1 scaffold_3074, whole genome shotgun sequence harbors:
- the LOC120519378 gene encoding atrial natriuretic peptide receptor 2-like; this translates as IYICGPLDSFQKIMYQFQAEGISTEDYAIFYVDVFAEILEGKANREANKPWQNIENQLGDPIELFKTVFVITYREPDNPEYKEFQRDLHVRAKEDFNVSLDSSLKDYIAGCFYDGVILYAKALNQTLADGGSKKNGMEITLKMQNQQFW